The Verrucomicrobium spinosum DSM 4136 = JCM 18804 genome includes a region encoding these proteins:
- a CDS encoding CHASE2 domain-containing protein, whose product MNPVRLILLLAAIGSSLAWLYVGGGRGQFPEVDPWYLDFLVANTRNKDSEASQSLSSDVVLVQFREDEKAEYSAWPPAPLDYIMAMKRIAHHEPEVVAFADSLHWDNETPEFVLPLRQTLVAQPSVVFGFEVSSSDAETAVLTPETKTFLEAEMPSMGEAEDSIATMPTFNQVVAIPSKTLRVVGQMGIASIAGTSNTPEGSVPLLARYGSKIVPTVAAQAVTLYRRIPYSVMRLRLGAGARLSLGDRYVIPLDRTASVRVPKEVSVPIVNALDLLTPELGVPSEAVNKEALGKKKIIVISHTQAGAEEARTIAAALSAPAYHQASQRWEWVVAGFTTLLAIWQARQGRLGSLVFGFAIVVLCVGTGILVFQTSLLWCSPLPVLAAIAPSTLCCFLWPHRKAPRQEEIQPVEPQPA is encoded by the coding sequence ATGAACCCTGTCCGCCTGATCCTGCTCCTCGCCGCCATCGGCAGCAGCCTTGCCTGGCTCTACGTCGGTGGCGGGCGGGGCCAGTTTCCGGAGGTGGACCCCTGGTACCTGGACTTCCTGGTGGCCAACACGCGCAACAAGGACTCCGAAGCATCCCAGTCCCTCTCCAGCGATGTGGTGCTCGTCCAGTTCCGCGAAGATGAAAAGGCCGAGTACAGCGCCTGGCCGCCTGCCCCGCTGGACTACATCATGGCGATGAAGCGAATCGCACACCACGAGCCCGAAGTGGTGGCCTTTGCCGACAGCCTCCACTGGGACAACGAAACACCCGAGTTCGTCCTGCCCTTGCGTCAGACATTGGTGGCGCAGCCTTCGGTGGTCTTTGGGTTTGAAGTATCGAGCTCAGATGCCGAAACCGCGGTCCTCACTCCAGAGACCAAGACCTTCCTAGAGGCTGAAATGCCTTCCATGGGCGAAGCAGAGGATTCCATCGCAACCATGCCAACCTTCAACCAGGTGGTGGCCATCCCCTCCAAGACGCTCCGCGTGGTAGGACAGATGGGAATCGCTTCCATTGCCGGTACCAGCAACACGCCAGAAGGCAGTGTGCCCCTCCTGGCCCGGTACGGGTCGAAGATCGTCCCCACCGTCGCAGCCCAGGCCGTCACCCTGTACCGCCGCATCCCCTACTCCGTCATGCGGCTGCGCCTCGGTGCAGGTGCCCGGCTCAGCTTGGGCGACCGTTATGTGATCCCCCTCGATCGCACCGCCTCCGTGCGGGTACCTAAGGAGGTCTCCGTGCCGATCGTGAACGCTCTTGACCTGCTCACTCCAGAACTCGGGGTGCCGTCTGAGGCAGTGAACAAGGAGGCCCTGGGAAAGAAAAAGATCATCGTCATCTCCCACACCCAGGCTGGCGCAGAAGAGGCCCGCACCATTGCGGCGGCCCTCTCCGCCCCCGCTTACCACCAGGCTTCCCAGCGGTGGGAGTGGGTGGTCGCAGGCTTCACCACTCTGCTCGCCATCTGGCAGGCACGCCAGGGCCGCCTGGGTTCACTGGTTTTCGGTTTCGCCATCGTGGTGCTTTGCGTGGGCACAGGCATTCTGGTTTTTCAGACAAGCCTCCTCTGGTGCTCCCCCCTCCCGGTGCTTGCGGCCATTGCCCCCAGCACACTGTGCTGTTTCCTGTGGCCACACCGGAAAGCACCACGCCAGGAAGAAATTCAGCCAGTCGAACCGCAGCCCGCCTGA
- a CDS encoding MBL fold metallo-hydrolase codes for MTFRSLLRRREIGANSYLIENGRQRIILDAGAHPKEKGHDSLPNFNSVPHDTVNSILVTHAHHDHIGALPVLQRRQPRTPVYMTEPTGEVGAAMLHNSVNVMTRQREEQGIHEYPLFTHKEIDGIKGRWNYRDLRRPFLLPDSEVECTFFDAGHIIGSAGIMIRHEGKTAFYTGDVNFESQTIAREADFPTTGIDTLIIETTRGDFQRPADFSRKAEKERLAQVIRETFDKGGAVMIPVFALGKSQELLVMLHELHQMDLIPNAPVFIGGLSTKMTVLYDSYASKTRRSYEGFRILEDMDTLVAPRKRRKELLYNPRTIYALSSGMMSEGTTSNQFAMRFMDNPKNTIAFVGYTDPATPGYRIRNAKQGEKIKLDSQLPEVPLLCRVASFDFSAHAVREDIVSYVTKVSPRKVLLVHGDAPAQAWFHQTLSAALPQSEIISPEPGETISLW; via the coding sequence ATGACCTTTCGCAGTCTGTTGCGCCGCAGGGAGATTGGCGCCAATTCGTATCTCATCGAGAACGGCCGCCAGCGCATTATTCTCGACGCTGGGGCCCACCCCAAGGAAAAAGGTCACGATTCGCTGCCCAATTTCAATTCGGTGCCTCATGACACCGTGAACTCCATACTGGTCACACACGCGCACCACGACCACATCGGTGCCCTGCCCGTGCTTCAACGCCGCCAGCCGCGTACACCCGTTTATATGACAGAGCCCACGGGAGAAGTGGGCGCAGCCATGCTGCACAACTCTGTGAACGTGATGACCCGCCAGCGGGAGGAGCAGGGCATTCATGAGTACCCGCTCTTCACCCACAAGGAGATCGACGGCATCAAAGGCCGCTGGAATTACCGCGATCTGCGCCGCCCATTCCTTCTGCCGGATTCTGAGGTGGAATGCACCTTCTTTGACGCGGGCCACATCATCGGCTCCGCCGGCATCATGATCAGGCACGAGGGGAAGACCGCGTTTTACACAGGGGACGTGAACTTTGAATCCCAGACGATTGCCCGGGAGGCAGATTTCCCCACGACTGGCATTGACACCCTGATCATTGAAACGACCCGGGGCGACTTCCAGCGACCAGCCGACTTTTCCCGCAAGGCGGAAAAGGAACGTCTCGCCCAGGTGATCCGTGAGACTTTTGACAAGGGTGGCGCAGTGATGATCCCCGTCTTCGCCCTCGGCAAATCCCAGGAACTCCTGGTGATGCTGCATGAGCTGCACCAGATGGATTTGATCCCGAACGCCCCGGTTTTCATCGGCGGACTTAGCACGAAGATGACCGTTCTGTACGACAGCTACGCCAGCAAAACCCGGCGCAGTTATGAGGGGTTCCGCATTCTGGAAGACATGGACACACTCGTGGCCCCGCGTAAGCGCCGCAAGGAACTGCTCTACAACCCCCGGACCATCTACGCCCTCTCCAGCGGCATGATGAGCGAAGGCACGACCTCCAACCAGTTCGCAATGCGGTTCATGGATAATCCCAAGAACACGATAGCGTTCGTGGGCTACACAGACCCCGCCACCCCGGGCTATCGCATCCGGAACGCGAAACAGGGTGAAAAGATCAAACTCGATTCCCAGCTTCCCGAGGTGCCCCTTCTCTGCCGGGTGGCCAGCTTTGACTTCAGCGCCCACGCGGTGCGGGAGGACATCGTCTCCTACGTGACCAAGGTCAGCCCGCGCAAAGTGCTCCTCGTCCATGGTGATGCACCCGCTCAAGCCTGGTTCCACCAGACGCTCTCAGCCGCGCTTCCTCAGAGCGAAATCATCTCCCCTGAACCGGGCGAGACCATCAGCCTTTGGTAG
- a CDS encoding TPR end-of-group domain-containing protein has product MNGYERSILAAQGYLELGMFQAVWHELQDLPGEYLARPDALEILTLSLMGQLRWEDALRVAQRLCQEAPEEPGGFIHEAYCLHELGNTLGALNVLLKGPPSLRTKAVYFYNIGCYHARLGNRDEALNMLEKSFEMDSSLKKTAKRDPDLVTLKDEL; this is encoded by the coding sequence ATGAACGGGTACGAACGGAGCATTCTAGCGGCGCAGGGGTACCTGGAGTTGGGCATGTTCCAAGCTGTTTGGCACGAGTTGCAAGACCTTCCGGGGGAGTATCTGGCGCGGCCGGATGCGTTGGAGATCCTGACCTTGAGCCTGATGGGGCAGCTCCGCTGGGAGGATGCCCTGCGCGTGGCCCAGCGCCTCTGTCAGGAAGCACCGGAGGAGCCCGGCGGCTTCATCCATGAGGCATACTGCCTCCATGAACTGGGAAACACGCTGGGGGCGCTCAATGTGTTGCTCAAGGGGCCGCCTTCTCTGCGGACCAAGGCGGTGTATTTCTACAATATCGGGTGCTATCACGCCCGGCTGGGGAATCGTGACGAGGCTTTGAACATGCTGGAAAAGTCGTTTGAAATGGATTCCAGCCTCAAGAAGACGGCCAAGCGGGATCCTGATCTGGTCACCCTCAAGGACGAGTTATAG
- a CDS encoding EstA family serine hydrolase, with protein MGDHQLSVRLDQALRPLFERNFAERGELGASVSVFHKGEEVLNLSGGALDRSGARLWDADTLVPVWSATKGVAAVTCLLALEEAGLALDERVVELWPAFAGGGKGEVTFRQLLSHTAGLSALDGVVPIEDASAVVAALEAQVPSSPPGTAQGYHARTFGFLLDEIVKHATRGITLGHYFREKIGDPMELDFWIGLPGARLSRVATLYPGRVKAGEAPTPFLKAFSTKGTLTQRTFVSPSGLNAVQDMNKPETLQRSYPSMGGVGSARALAAFYAMLAEGGVWKGRRLVSESLVHSLSQTISQQDDAVLCTLMAFGPGVMRDPVAEDGVTKLRQLFGRGPRAFGHPGAGGSLAFGDPGRRLSFAYVMNQMELGVLPNARSLDLVQALDGLV; from the coding sequence ATGGGGGATCATCAGCTCTCTGTTCGTCTGGACCAGGCGCTTCGCCCGCTGTTCGAGCGGAACTTTGCCGAACGGGGTGAGCTTGGTGCCTCTGTCTCCGTGTTTCACAAGGGGGAAGAGGTGTTGAACCTGAGCGGTGGAGCCTTGGATCGAAGCGGTGCCCGTCTCTGGGATGCGGACACTCTGGTCCCCGTGTGGAGTGCCACCAAAGGGGTGGCTGCGGTGACCTGTCTGCTGGCTTTAGAGGAGGCGGGGCTGGCTCTGGATGAGCGCGTGGTGGAGCTCTGGCCCGCCTTTGCAGGGGGTGGAAAGGGGGAGGTCACTTTCCGGCAGCTCCTCAGCCATACCGCAGGGCTTTCGGCGCTGGATGGTGTGGTGCCTATTGAGGATGCCTCTGCCGTGGTGGCTGCGTTGGAGGCGCAGGTGCCAAGTTCCCCACCGGGCACGGCGCAGGGCTATCATGCCCGCACATTCGGGTTTCTGCTGGATGAGATCGTCAAGCACGCCACGCGGGGCATCACGCTGGGCCATTACTTCCGGGAAAAGATTGGGGATCCGATGGAACTCGATTTCTGGATTGGCCTGCCTGGGGCCAGGCTCTCGCGGGTGGCCACGCTCTATCCGGGCCGGGTCAAAGCGGGGGAAGCCCCTACTCCGTTTTTGAAGGCGTTCTCCACCAAGGGGACCCTGACGCAGCGGACGTTTGTCTCCCCGAGCGGATTGAACGCCGTGCAGGACATGAACAAGCCGGAGACCCTTCAGCGGAGCTATCCGAGCATGGGAGGAGTGGGCTCTGCCCGGGCGCTGGCGGCGTTTTATGCCATGCTGGCCGAGGGAGGGGTGTGGAAAGGGCGTCGCTTGGTGAGCGAATCCCTGGTGCACTCGCTGTCTCAAACGATTTCCCAACAGGATGATGCTGTCCTGTGCACGCTGATGGCGTTCGGCCCAGGGGTGATGAGGGATCCAGTGGCGGAAGATGGAGTGACGAAGTTACGCCAGTTGTTTGGACGGGGACCTCGGGCCTTTGGGCATCCCGGAGCGGGCGGCAGTCTGGCTTTTGGGGATCCAGGGCGGCGATTGTCCTTTGCTTATGTGATGAATCAGATGGAACTGGGCGTGCTGCCCAATGCCAGGAGCCTGGATCTGGTGCAGGCGCTGGATGGTCTGGTGTAG
- a CDS encoding maltotransferase domain-containing protein translates to MEPKHAHAPTVTIENFHPSLGASNYLIKRVINEPLDVYADAFTDGHVIMCTLLKWHKIGDAHWSEAPMRPQENDRWQGRCSFPSAGRWEYAVESWADSWLTWRKHFKAKFDASDPELRIEAREGAKLLEQTARRARTAGASSSSMELLELADMLRRLPPGELIDVIMGDDLQLIMERFPDRSLSTTSQVFQVVVERERARFSAWYEFFPRSAEGRADRHSTFRDCLARLDDAKSMGFDVIYFPPIHPIGVTHRKGKNNTLVAHPGDVGSPWAIGSSHGGHRAVEPALGTVEDFEWLVGEARQRGLEIALDFAINCSPDHPYVKEHPGWFHQREDGSIRYAENPPKKYQDIYPINFHCEDWKSLWRELIDVVLFWVERGVKIFRVDNPHTKPVSFWEVLIAEVQAKDPDVIFLAEAFTKPRMMQGLGKIGFSQSYTYFTWRESKHELTEYANELTLGDMRWYYRGNFWPNTPDILPHHLQNAGAPSFKLRAALAALLVPSWGIYSGYELCENQPLAGREEYLDSEKYEVKGRDWNAPGNIKGFIRELNRARQENRALQLYDNLKFHHCGHDQIIVFSKVTSDFNNRVLAIINLSPHDTASAMVDLDMGALGLPHDASYRVRDLIHGGGYQWHGSSNFVSLDPRGTFMHLFLIEP, encoded by the coding sequence ATGGAACCGAAGCATGCCCACGCTCCAACCGTCACGATTGAGAATTTCCACCCGTCATTGGGTGCCTCCAACTATCTGATCAAACGGGTGATCAACGAGCCATTGGACGTCTATGCCGATGCGTTTACCGACGGCCACGTCATCATGTGCACTCTGTTGAAGTGGCACAAAATCGGTGACGCGCACTGGTCGGAGGCTCCCATGCGTCCTCAGGAGAACGACCGCTGGCAGGGCCGCTGCAGTTTCCCCTCTGCCGGACGCTGGGAATACGCTGTGGAGTCTTGGGCCGACTCCTGGCTGACCTGGCGGAAACACTTCAAAGCCAAGTTTGACGCCAGCGATCCGGAGCTTCGTATTGAGGCACGGGAAGGGGCCAAACTGCTGGAACAGACCGCCCGCCGGGCCCGCACAGCCGGAGCCAGCTCCTCCTCCATGGAGTTGTTGGAACTCGCTGACATGCTGCGCCGCCTGCCCCCTGGGGAGTTGATTGATGTGATCATGGGCGATGACCTTCAGCTCATCATGGAACGCTTCCCCGACCGCTCACTGAGCACCACATCCCAGGTTTTTCAGGTGGTGGTGGAGCGCGAGCGCGCCCGTTTTTCTGCATGGTATGAGTTTTTCCCGCGCAGCGCAGAGGGCCGGGCGGACCGCCACAGCACCTTCCGCGACTGTCTGGCGCGACTCGACGATGCCAAGTCGATGGGCTTCGATGTGATTTACTTCCCGCCGATTCATCCCATCGGCGTCACCCATCGCAAAGGAAAGAACAACACCCTCGTCGCCCACCCGGGTGACGTGGGCTCGCCCTGGGCCATTGGCTCCTCGCATGGTGGCCATCGGGCGGTGGAACCCGCCTTGGGCACCGTGGAGGACTTTGAATGGCTGGTCGGAGAGGCCCGCCAGCGCGGGCTGGAGATCGCCCTGGACTTTGCCATCAACTGTTCGCCGGACCACCCGTATGTGAAAGAGCATCCGGGCTGGTTCCACCAGCGTGAAGACGGCTCAATCCGCTATGCGGAGAACCCTCCAAAGAAGTACCAGGACATCTACCCCATCAACTTCCACTGCGAAGACTGGAAATCGCTGTGGCGGGAGCTCATTGATGTCGTGCTCTTCTGGGTGGAGCGGGGAGTGAAGATTTTCCGCGTGGACAACCCGCACACCAAGCCCGTCTCCTTCTGGGAGGTGCTGATTGCAGAAGTGCAGGCCAAGGATCCGGATGTGATTTTCCTGGCTGAGGCATTCACCAAACCCCGCATGATGCAGGGCTTGGGCAAGATCGGCTTCAGCCAGAGCTACACCTACTTCACCTGGCGTGAGAGCAAGCATGAGCTCACCGAGTACGCCAATGAGCTGACCCTGGGTGACATGCGCTGGTACTACCGGGGCAATTTCTGGCCCAACACCCCGGACATCCTGCCGCATCACCTGCAGAATGCGGGTGCCCCCAGCTTCAAACTCCGCGCCGCCCTGGCCGCCCTGCTGGTACCCAGCTGGGGCATCTACAGCGGCTATGAGCTCTGCGAAAACCAGCCGCTGGCAGGTCGCGAAGAATATCTGGACTCTGAAAAGTATGAGGTCAAGGGACGGGACTGGAACGCCCCCGGGAACATCAAAGGGTTTATCCGCGAACTCAACCGCGCACGCCAGGAAAACCGGGCTCTGCAGCTCTATGACAACCTGAAGTTCCACCACTGCGGGCACGATCAGATCATCGTGTTCAGCAAGGTGACTTCAGACTTCAACAACCGAGTGCTCGCCATCATCAACCTCAGTCCGCACGACACAGCCTCAGCCATGGTGGATCTGGACATGGGAGCCCTCGGCCTGCCACATGATGCAAGCTACCGGGTGCGAGATCTCATCCATGGCGGCGGCTACCAGTGGCACGGCTCCTCGAACTTCGTCAGCCTCGATCCCCGGGGCACGTTCATGCATCTGTTCCTCATCGAACCCTGA
- a CDS encoding RNA recognition motif domain-containing protein: MNLYVSNLSYNMTDNELRESFERYGLVSHARIILDRETGRSRGFAFVEMPNDEEARAAINGLNNVELAGRPLKVVEARPREERPFSPRPAGGGAGGGGGYKGGGGGGGYSGGGGGGGGGYKGGGGGGGYKGGGGGGGGYKGGGGGGFRDKDKGNWDRGKRDGFGGGDWE; the protein is encoded by the coding sequence ATGAACCTCTACGTCAGTAATCTTTCATATAACATGACCGATAATGAGCTGCGCGAATCTTTTGAGCGCTACGGTCTTGTCTCCCACGCCCGGATTATCCTCGATCGTGAGACGGGGCGCTCGCGTGGATTTGCGTTCGTGGAAATGCCCAATGATGAAGAAGCTCGTGCTGCCATCAATGGACTGAACAACGTTGAGCTGGCTGGGCGCCCTCTGAAAGTGGTGGAAGCTCGTCCGCGTGAAGAGCGCCCATTCTCCCCGCGTCCCGCTGGTGGCGGCGCTGGCGGTGGCGGCGGCTACAAGGGCGGTGGCGGTGGTGGCGGCTACAGCGGCGGCGGTGGCGGTGGTGGCGGCGGCTACAAAGGTGGCGGCGGTGGCGGCGGCTACAAGGGCGGTGGTGGTGGTGGCGGCGGCTACAAAGGTGGCGGCGGCGGCGGCTTCCGCGACAAAGACAAGGGCAACTGGGACCGTGGCAAGCGCGACGGCTTCGGTGGCGGAGACTGGGAATAA
- a CDS encoding nucleotidyltransferase family protein, which produces MTQAFVLGAGLGTRLRPLTDQLPKPLIPVCHQPLISHAFEHLRRAGAREFIVNTHHLAGAYTKAFPESQHKGLPITFRHEPVLLDTAGGIANIADLIRGESFVVYNGDILTDLPLAPLWEHHQASGNLVTLALRSEGPGQHIARDSGTGRLTDIRNLLGTGQHGTHQFTGIYAVHPAFLKHLTPGKIESVIPIFLSLIQSGTPIGSVVVDEGSWWDLGDRTQYLEAHRAIFSEGDTFPAYAPEARTSWNPVHPDAHVHPSATLRGFNLISQQAQVGQNAALEDCLLWPGARVAPGAVLRRCIVRSGMEANGELANTDV; this is translated from the coding sequence ATGACTCAGGCCTTTGTCTTGGGTGCCGGGCTCGGCACGCGGTTGCGACCGTTGACCGACCAGCTCCCCAAGCCGCTCATCCCCGTTTGCCATCAACCACTCATCTCGCATGCCTTTGAACACCTGAGGCGGGCGGGAGCGCGGGAGTTCATCGTGAATACGCACCACCTGGCCGGGGCCTACACGAAGGCGTTCCCAGAATCGCAGCATAAGGGGCTGCCCATCACCTTCCGCCATGAACCTGTCCTGCTCGATACTGCGGGCGGCATTGCCAACATCGCCGACCTGATCCGCGGGGAGTCCTTCGTCGTGTACAACGGCGACATCCTGACGGATCTGCCCCTGGCCCCCCTCTGGGAGCACCACCAAGCGTCTGGCAATCTCGTTACCCTCGCGCTTCGCAGTGAGGGTCCCGGCCAGCACATTGCACGGGACTCCGGGACGGGCCGTCTCACAGACATCCGCAACCTGCTCGGCACCGGGCAGCACGGCACTCACCAGTTCACCGGCATCTATGCCGTGCACCCGGCATTCTTGAAGCACCTTACGCCCGGCAAGATCGAATCAGTCATCCCCATCTTCCTCTCGCTCATCCAGTCGGGCACCCCCATCGGTAGCGTGGTCGTTGACGAGGGTTCGTGGTGGGACCTGGGTGATCGCACTCAGTATCTGGAGGCCCATCGCGCCATCTTTTCAGAGGGAGACACCTTTCCCGCTTATGCCCCGGAAGCCCGCACCTCTTGGAATCCGGTCCATCCGGACGCGCACGTCCACCCGTCCGCCACCCTCCGGGGATTCAATCTGATCTCCCAGCAGGCCCAGGTCGGACAAAACGCCGCGCTGGAAGACTGCCTGCTCTGGCCCGGAGCCCGAGTCGCCCCCGGCGCGGTGCTGCGACGTTGCATCGTACGCAGCGGCATGGAGGCCAATGGTGAATTGGCCAACACCGATGTCTAA
- a CDS encoding aminoglycoside phosphotransferase family protein yields MLTDPQLLELTATQLPGWPKAVRLDAILKGGSDRLYYRVQFENPAESGVILMVYTLARPDNPRFVPATRRLEKLGIHVPHIFAHDTENLCVWLEDLGHVDLHSFREQCWETRRPLYESTLKEAAKLHNVDAGALSAEDIAEMELCFDDRLYEWEQNYFLNHYVQGLLGKDPASAGLEGTHEALKTLRDHLASLPRGLVHRDFQSQNVLIREGSAWLIDYQGVRPGLAEYDLASLLLDPYVELSENEREALLTWYAQHTGRDLGELRQTYQLCAAQRLMQAIGAYANLSRNLGKPHFEQHIPVALDRLRDICDSHPLLAPVAALTRLNGAH; encoded by the coding sequence ATGCTCACGGACCCTCAACTTCTCGAACTGACCGCCACCCAACTTCCGGGATGGCCCAAGGCCGTTCGCCTGGATGCCATCCTCAAGGGCGGGTCCGACCGGCTGTACTACCGTGTACAATTCGAGAACCCGGCGGAGTCGGGCGTGATCCTCATGGTCTACACCTTGGCACGGCCGGACAATCCCCGCTTTGTCCCGGCCACGCGCCGCCTGGAAAAACTGGGCATTCACGTCCCACACATCTTTGCGCATGACACCGAGAACCTGTGCGTTTGGCTGGAGGATCTTGGGCATGTGGATCTGCATTCCTTCCGGGAGCAGTGTTGGGAAACCCGCCGCCCCCTCTACGAATCCACCCTGAAAGAGGCGGCCAAGCTCCACAATGTGGATGCCGGTGCCCTGAGCGCCGAGGATATCGCGGAAATGGAGCTGTGCTTCGATGACCGGCTCTATGAGTGGGAGCAGAACTATTTCCTCAACCACTACGTGCAGGGCCTGCTGGGCAAAGACCCCGCCAGTGCCGGTCTGGAAGGGACTCACGAAGCGCTGAAAACACTCCGCGACCACCTGGCGAGTCTCCCCCGCGGCCTCGTCCATCGCGATTTCCAGAGTCAAAACGTGCTCATACGGGAGGGCTCTGCCTGGTTGATCGACTATCAAGGGGTGCGCCCTGGCCTGGCCGAATACGACCTCGCCTCCCTCCTGCTGGATCCCTATGTGGAGCTCTCAGAAAATGAGCGCGAAGCCCTGCTCACCTGGTACGCCCAGCACACCGGGCGAGATTTAGGAGAGCTCCGCCAGACCTACCAGCTCTGCGCTGCTCAAAGGCTTATGCAGGCCATCGGGGCCTACGCCAATCTCAGTCGCAATCTGGGCAAACCCCATTTTGAGCAGCACATTCCCGTCGCGCTGGACCGTCTGCGTGACATTTGCGACAGCCACCCGCTCCTCGCCCCCGTGGCTGCCCTGACACGGCTCAATGGTGCCCACTGA